In Balneolales bacterium ANBcel1, one genomic interval encodes:
- a CDS encoding cytochrome c biogenesis protein CcdA, with protein sequence MNPIQFRFLTLIFAILLISGPAAQDSFAQLRGSSEMVDVDTYLSVDVVPAGSSFRAAVVLDIADGWHVNAHRPTLDYLIGTEVTMETISGFIISDQHYPEPERYEFAFADDEELLVYSGRATVFLDIRASSQLDPGLYSLEGSARVQACDDQNCLAPSNIPVRFEFEVGGEEAVANAINAEIFEDYDAAASYSDVSLQPASPNEIEALFDERSIVFAFLALFLIGLALNLTPCVYPMLSVTVSLFGGQNDPNLLRVFSKAVVYVLGIATMYSVLGVLASFSGELFGSWLQHPWVLGGIGVLLFALALSMFGLYEIQIPYWLSSRIGTGSSTGFVGTYFSGLVVGIFAAPCIGPPIIALLAFIGAQGDPVFGFWSFFILSMGLGLPYLILGTFSGLLPKLPKSGMWMIWVKKVFGVVLVALALFYLAMPFFSVSEAYWVIPLSLIAGGLYLGFLESSGKGTPVFSKIKMATGTLAIALGVLFLINLQKEGMEWEPYQQARLAEAEARSQPVVLDFYADWCIPCLELERITFTDARVISGTEHMMRLKVDLTHFDSPESEEIRRRFNVAGVPTVIFLDEDGNEVTDARVVGFVGPDEFLNRISKLDG encoded by the coding sequence ATGAATCCGATCCAATTTCGTTTTTTAACTCTGATTTTCGCCATCCTGCTGATTTCGGGACCGGCAGCGCAAGACTCATTCGCCCAGCTCAGGGGCAGCTCCGAGATGGTGGATGTGGATACCTACCTCTCTGTGGATGTCGTTCCTGCAGGCTCTTCGTTTCGTGCCGCCGTTGTTCTTGACATCGCCGACGGATGGCATGTGAACGCGCACAGACCGACACTCGACTATCTGATCGGTACGGAAGTGACCATGGAGACCATCAGCGGCTTTATTATCTCCGATCAGCACTACCCCGAGCCGGAACGTTACGAATTCGCGTTTGCCGACGATGAAGAGCTGCTGGTGTACAGCGGCCGTGCTACCGTATTTCTGGATATTCGGGCATCTTCACAGCTGGATCCGGGGCTTTATTCGCTGGAGGGAAGCGCACGGGTTCAGGCGTGCGACGATCAGAACTGCCTGGCTCCATCCAACATTCCCGTTCGTTTTGAATTTGAGGTTGGGGGCGAAGAGGCCGTGGCAAACGCAATCAACGCAGAAATTTTTGAGGACTATGACGCGGCGGCCTCGTACTCCGATGTCTCTCTGCAACCGGCCTCACCCAACGAAATAGAAGCCCTGTTTGACGAGCGTAGCATTGTTTTCGCCTTTCTCGCCCTGTTTCTGATCGGCCTGGCCCTGAATCTCACTCCCTGTGTCTACCCCATGCTATCGGTCACCGTTTCGTTGTTCGGTGGGCAGAACGACCCCAACTTGCTTCGGGTATTTTCGAAAGCGGTGGTCTATGTTCTTGGCATCGCCACCATGTACAGTGTGCTTGGCGTGCTGGCCTCCTTTAGCGGCGAGCTGTTCGGATCATGGCTTCAGCACCCGTGGGTGTTAGGCGGAATCGGGGTCCTGCTTTTTGCACTGGCCCTCAGTATGTTCGGTCTCTATGAAATCCAGATACCGTACTGGCTCTCCTCACGCATAGGCACCGGATCCTCCACCGGCTTTGTCGGTACCTATTTTTCCGGCCTGGTGGTCGGAATATTCGCCGCTCCATGCATTGGTCCGCCGATCATTGCCCTGCTTGCTTTTATCGGAGCCCAGGGCGACCCGGTGTTTGGATTCTGGTCCTTTTTTATCCTCTCCATGGGACTCGGGCTGCCATATTTGATTCTCGGTACCTTTTCCGGGCTGCTGCCCAAGCTGCCAAAATCCGGTATGTGGATGATCTGGGTCAAGAAAGTGTTCGGGGTGGTTCTGGTTGCCCTGGCGCTGTTTTACCTGGCCATGCCCTTTTTCTCGGTGAGCGAAGCCTACTGGGTGATTCCGCTGAGTCTGATTGCCGGTGGCCTCTATCTTGGCTTCCTGGAGTCTTCCGGAAAGGGGACGCCGGTTTTTTCAAAAATAAAGATGGCAACGGGTACACTGGCCATCGCTTTGGGTGTGTTGTTCCTGATTAACCTGCAGAAGGAGGGGATGGAGTGGGAGCCATATCAGCAGGCCAGACTTGCCGAAGCGGAAGCGCGGAGCCAGCCGGTGGTACTGGATTTCTACGCCGACTGGTGCATCCCCTGTCTGGAACTGGAACGCATTACTTTTACCGACGCCAGGGTGATTTCTGGCACCGAGCATATGATGCGCCTTAAAGTGGATCTGACACATTTTGATTCGCCCGAATCGGAAGAGATCCGGCGCCGCTTTAACGTAGCGGGGGTTCCAACGGTGATTTTTCTGGATGAAGACGGCAATGAGGTGACCGATGCGCGTGTCGTCGGCTTTGTGGGCCCGGACGAGTTCTTGAACCGAATCAGTAAACTGGATGGATAA
- a CDS encoding RluA family pseudouridine synthase — protein MDDITNNETGGSCAAQLHPDSPYGKIKVLFEDNHLLVVNKPAGLLSQSDQTRDPDLQNILKIHLKEKYQKPGNVFLALVQRLDRGTGGVMVLAKTSKAAARLSEQIRSHQPQKHYLAVVCSAQVKQRELVHYLEKDRNRKKAMVSSQHEGKGQKSVLDLRPIQTVGNLTLISVHLKTGRFHQIRAQLSAEGMPLHGDRKYGAPPSSSTNPALFCRRISFRHPTRDDLLHFEAHPPSIQPWSRFNLSDLKQSP, from the coding sequence ATGGATGATATTACTAATAATGAAACCGGCGGATCTTGTGCCGCTCAACTCCATCCCGATTCTCCGTACGGGAAAATCAAGGTGCTGTTTGAGGATAATCACCTGCTTGTTGTCAATAAGCCGGCCGGACTCCTGTCGCAGAGTGATCAGACCCGGGATCCCGATCTGCAAAATATTCTGAAAATCCATCTGAAGGAAAAATATCAAAAACCGGGAAATGTTTTTCTGGCGCTGGTACAGCGGCTGGACCGCGGCACCGGCGGGGTGATGGTTCTGGCGAAAACGTCCAAGGCGGCGGCGCGGCTTTCCGAACAGATCAGAAGTCACCAGCCTCAGAAACACTACCTGGCTGTGGTCTGTTCGGCACAAGTGAAACAGAGAGAGCTGGTGCATTATCTGGAAAAGGACCGGAACCGGAAAAAAGCGATGGTTTCTTCGCAGCATGAGGGAAAGGGGCAGAAATCGGTGCTCGATTTACGGCCGATCCAAACCGTTGGAAACCTCACCCTGATATCCGTGCACCTCAAAACCGGGCGGTTTCACCAGATACGGGCACAGTTGTCGGCCGAAGGAATGCCGCTGCACGGCGACCGGAAATACGGGGCGCCTCCCTCCTCGTCAACGAATCCGGCACTGTTCTGCCGCCGGATCTCGTTTCGGCACCCGACCCGTGATGACCTGCTCCATTTTGAAGCTCATCCCCCTTCGATACAACCCTGGTCGCGTTTTAATCTGAGCGACCTGAAGCAATCACCGTGA
- the uvrC gene encoding excinuclease ABC subunit UvrC, with protein MTEGLNNKLGNLPPQPGVYLFKDDRNDVIYVGKAKRLNARVRSYFQSGADQNGKVRALVRKIVDLEVIVTDSEAEALILENTLIKKHQPRYNILYRDDKSYPYICVTNEDRPRVFPTRSIIRNGSRYYGPYGHVGKMKQMLETIRKAFGLCTCACTSRTVDQSRGLPGWGKCFEDYFENCSQEIPEEEYRHKLVQVERLLNGRTRELIRDLRQEMEEYSDNLVFEKAAVLRDGILALEKYSEKMKMVSSDAADRDIFALEADIDENIACGVLFQVREGKLIGKYHRYLKNIEGRTTGELMQSFMEDYYTSDLSTAVPDEVCCRYPADNDEPLFEYLWQVKGRKVPIITPQRGEKAQMVQMAGSNARLLLKEWLIEKMKADQGRIPHSIKALERDLRLPVMPRRIECFDISNFQGAFTVASMVCFVDGQPRKSEYKRYHIKSVSGPDDFASMREVIFRRYSRLRAEGRQIPDLVVIDGGKGQLSSALGAIREAGMEGELQVIGLAKRLEEVFFPGSSAPVMIPKASSSLKLLQRVRDEAHRFAITFHRDVRSKKTFRSQLQDIPGIGVKTTEKLLREFGSVKEIMEQDKSRIAEVAGSRAAEAISNYFHGQS; from the coding sequence ATGACAGAGGGGCTTAACAACAAACTGGGCAATCTGCCACCGCAACCGGGCGTCTATCTGTTCAAGGATGACCGTAACGATGTGATATACGTTGGCAAGGCCAAACGGTTGAATGCCAGGGTCAGGTCCTATTTTCAAAGCGGTGCCGATCAGAACGGCAAGGTACGGGCATTGGTACGCAAAATCGTGGATCTGGAGGTGATCGTAACCGATTCGGAAGCGGAGGCCCTGATCCTGGAAAATACGCTGATCAAAAAACACCAGCCCCGATACAATATTCTGTACCGTGACGACAAGAGTTATCCGTACATCTGTGTAACCAACGAAGATCGTCCGCGTGTGTTTCCGACACGGAGCATCATCCGAAACGGCAGCCGCTATTATGGTCCGTATGGCCATGTTGGCAAGATGAAACAGATGCTCGAGACTATCAGGAAAGCATTCGGACTCTGTACGTGTGCCTGTACTTCCAGAACTGTCGACCAAAGCCGGGGGCTGCCCGGATGGGGAAAGTGCTTTGAAGATTATTTTGAAAACTGCTCGCAGGAGATCCCGGAGGAGGAGTACCGGCATAAACTGGTGCAGGTGGAGCGACTGCTGAACGGACGAACCCGGGAGCTTATCCGTGATCTGAGGCAGGAGATGGAGGAGTATTCCGATAATCTGGTGTTTGAAAAAGCCGCGGTTCTGCGTGACGGAATCCTCGCACTGGAGAAATACAGTGAGAAGATGAAAATGGTATCCAGCGATGCCGCCGATCGTGATATCTTCGCGCTAGAGGCCGATATCGATGAAAATATCGCGTGCGGCGTGCTGTTCCAGGTGCGCGAGGGCAAACTGATCGGTAAATATCACCGCTATCTGAAGAACATCGAGGGTAGAACCACCGGAGAGTTGATGCAGTCGTTCATGGAGGATTATTACACGAGCGATTTGAGTACGGCAGTGCCGGATGAGGTTTGCTGCAGGTATCCCGCAGACAATGATGAACCACTGTTCGAGTATCTTTGGCAGGTGAAGGGGCGGAAAGTCCCGATCATCACCCCTCAGCGCGGGGAGAAGGCACAAATGGTCCAGATGGCCGGCTCCAATGCCCGGCTGCTGCTCAAGGAGTGGCTGATTGAGAAAATGAAAGCTGACCAGGGGCGAATTCCGCATTCGATCAAGGCGCTGGAAAGGGATCTCCGCCTTCCCGTAATGCCACGACGAATCGAATGTTTTGACATATCCAATTTCCAGGGGGCCTTTACCGTGGCTTCCATGGTCTGTTTTGTGGATGGACAACCCCGGAAAAGCGAGTACAAACGCTATCACATCAAGAGTGTCAGTGGTCCGGATGACTTTGCCTCCATGCGCGAGGTCATTTTCAGACGATACAGCCGCCTGCGTGCAGAAGGGCGGCAAATCCCGGATCTGGTGGTTATTGACGGAGGCAAGGGACAGCTTTCCAGCGCGCTGGGCGCTATTCGGGAAGCGGGAATGGAGGGGGAACTCCAGGTGATCGGTTTGGCCAAACGACTGGAGGAGGTCTTCTTCCCCGGTTCATCCGCTCCGGTCATGATTCCCAAAGCGTCGTCCAGTCTCAAGCTGCTTCAACGGGTCAGGGACGAGGCGCACCGGTTTGCCATCACATTTCATCGGGATGTGCGCAGTAAAAAAACCTTTCGCTCACAACTGCAAGACATTCCCGGAATCGGGGTCAAAACTACGGAAAAGCTGCTGCGTGAATTCGGCTCGGTGAAAGAGATCATGGAGCAGGATAAAAGCCGGATTGCGGAAGTGGCCGGAAGCAGGGCTGCCGAAGCTATCTCGAACTATTTTCACGGTCAATCGTAA
- a CDS encoding sigma-70 family RNA polymerase sigma factor has translation MSHKSHTPLHQVDDHELVQRYRKNNDQEAFKQLLERHQSKIYSYIYSMVGNAETANDIFQETFTKVITKMDETYNEQGKWIAWVMRIAHNATIDYLRKKKRFVDVNSQNDPDYDFYDRLTDETLDDAQEVIEKGEAKSSLMKHISRLPKEQREVVMLRHYYEMSFKEIAELTNVSINTALGRMRYALINLRKMFDKEHGKETKHVERR, from the coding sequence ATGTCGCATAAATCACATACCCCACTGCATCAGGTTGATGACCACGAACTGGTTCAACGTTATCGGAAAAATAACGACCAGGAGGCGTTCAAGCAGCTGCTCGAACGGCATCAATCCAAAATTTACTCCTATATCTACAGTATGGTGGGTAATGCAGAGACAGCCAATGACATTTTTCAGGAGACATTTACCAAGGTCATAACCAAGATGGATGAGACCTATAATGAGCAGGGTAAATGGATTGCCTGGGTCATGCGAATCGCGCACAATGCGACCATAGACTATCTCCGTAAAAAGAAGCGTTTTGTGGATGTGAATTCGCAAAACGATCCGGACTATGACTTTTACGACCGGCTTACGGATGAAACACTGGATGACGCACAGGAGGTCATCGAAAAGGGGGAAGCCAAAAGCAGTTTGATGAAACACATATCCCGTCTGCCCAAAGAACAGCGGGAGGTGGTCATGCTGCGCCACTACTACGAAATGTCCTTCAAGGAGATTGCAGAGCTGACCAACGTCTCTATCAACACCGCTTTGGGCAGAATGAGATATGCTTTGATTAATCTTCGAAAAATGTTTGACAAAGAACATGGAAAAGAAACCAAACATGTCGAGCGTCGATGA